The following coding sequences are from one Frigoribacterium sp. Leaf415 window:
- the nucS gene encoding endonuclease NucS, translating into MRLVIARCSVDYAGRLSAHLPLATRLLMVKSDGSLLVHSDGGSYKPLNWMSPPCTIRTVEPDDDQREAGVVELWKVTQAKTADILVVSIHEVLHDSSHEMGVDPGLTKDGVEADLQKLLAEQIDLLGEGHTLVRREYMTAIGPVDILARDAEGAAVAVELKRRGDIDGVEQLTRYLELMNRDPHLAPVTGVFAAQEIKPQARTLAHDRGIRTLLLDYDAMRGLDDSHSRLF; encoded by the coding sequence GTGCGTCTCGTCATTGCCCGCTGTTCGGTCGACTACGCCGGTCGACTGTCCGCCCACCTGCCCCTGGCCACGCGCCTCCTGATGGTCAAGAGCGACGGCAGCCTGCTCGTCCACTCCGACGGCGGCAGCTACAAGCCCCTGAACTGGATGAGCCCGCCCTGCACGATCCGCACGGTCGAACCCGACGACGACCAACGCGAGGCCGGCGTCGTCGAGCTGTGGAAGGTCACGCAGGCGAAGACGGCCGACATCCTGGTGGTCTCGATCCACGAGGTCCTGCACGACTCGTCCCACGAGATGGGCGTCGACCCCGGGCTGACCAAGGACGGCGTCGAGGCCGACCTGCAGAAGCTGCTGGCCGAACAGATCGACCTGCTCGGCGAGGGCCACACCCTCGTCCGCCGCGAGTACATGACCGCCATCGGGCCGGTCGACATCCTGGCCCGCGACGCCGAGGGTGCCGCCGTGGCCGTCGAACTCAAGCGTCGGGGCGACATCGACGGGGTCGAGCAGCTCACGAGGTACCTCGAACTGATGAACCGCGACCCGCACCTCGCCCCCGTGACCGGGGTGTTCGCCGCGCAAGAGATCAAACCGCAGGCCCGCACGCTGGCCCACGACCGGGGCATCCGCACCCTGCTGCTCGACTACGACGCCATGCGCGGACTGGACGACTCGCACTCCCGCCTGTTCTGA